The Cydia amplana chromosome 20, ilCydAmpl1.1, whole genome shotgun sequence nucleotide sequence gagttcgctaaggtctttctgcacttcgtctctccagcggtacctagggcGTCCAGACGGTCTTCGGCCACTTGGTACTCCAGAGTACGCCCTCCACGAAACCGacacaaataaacataaaagtaaattaatactaaaactcatacctacttaaatatattttgaataaaaaaacctcACTATTTAGCACAAAAAGATGCATGTGTcattaacttaaaaaaatctaaatagcGACCAACAGTAACGCGGGCTttctcatgttttttttttcatatcccAAAATTGGTATCTtgtttaggtatatatttacttTTGATTGGATTGGAGTACCGTAAAACGCTTTGAAATACAGAGGTGACTTATAAATTGAGGTTTTTGGCGTTATCTCACACAACCTGGGacccgtttatcaaaagcttaattgtaacttgtaatacaagtggaagtccctttctaactaaAGCAGTCAAAAattgacatccgcttgtattaacagttacaagcttttgagaaacggacgCCTGTACCTACGGAAAATAGGAGATAACtaattaagaaaattaatttgcaTCACTAAACTCCTTTTCGAAATGCTAATAATATATGTCACTAGAACTAACCCACGCATTAAAATGCCATTTGCACTCATTTATCAAATAACAAAGTCCACCCAACCCTGCATCTCGGGTAAAAGACCGGCCATTACGTCCATAATTATAGGAACTACCAACTAAAAGGCTCtaattacttaattacataTCTGTAGACTTCGATTGTCATTTACGTCGAAAATGGCAGTgtgtttttaaagtatttttagtTCTTTGAAGGGGACTTGAAAGGTAAATTGAGTGAATTTTGGTGTTGATTTGGTTACTTTCGTTGATTGTTTTAGAGGGTGACATTTGTTCAAAATTTTACGAGTATTGTATTGCAAGAATATAATGTTAGTAATGTGAGTATAGAAAAAAACTTTTCTAATTGTTTTTTGCTTGCTAAACATAAAACATTCGAAACGAATAttttactaagtacctactgagCATACGTTGGGTTGGGTTACCCAACTGGGTACCTACACCTACATAAAAGTCAGCattgaagtaggtacttaactctACTCGCTATGCTCACGgataaaatcatatttttgtccCTTTACCGCActcaaaatatcaaaattagatATTTCAATTTGTCGTTATAACTCTGGCTATGGAAAAAATACAAGGGCAAAAATTGTGTTACCTATTTCTAACCCATATTGCGTAATTAAATGGATAACAATGAACAAAGTCTTTTTCTATTGACTAGGACTACCTACTACCATGGGGTCAAACATCAAAGCCTCAACTCTGCTCCTGATCTTCGTGACCTTCACCACCGTGGCTGCCCAGACCTTCCAGTACTCCCGGGGCTGGACCAACGGGAAGCGGGCACATAAGAGGGACGAGGGGAACCTGGCAGGAAACCTTGAGAAGATCCTCAGCCCGTGCCAGATGAGCAAGCTGAAGTATGTGCTGGAAGGAAAGCCAGCGAGTGAGCGAGTAAGTAAATTCGCTCTCTTTCTACTCTAATAACAAGTTATGAAATTGATCTGGATTGGTtatgtttgaaaaaaatatttttatgacaccgaaatatcatatccataacagatctagatcaaattcataatctgtcattacaatcagaatacgcacGCCTCCGTGTTATTTGGGTGCTCATCAACACCTCCGCCAAATTGTATAATAAGCCATGAGAATGTGCTACAGGTTTTCCTAAGACATAAGGTATATAGCGGAATTCATAAAGTAGTAAACATAGAAACTTTCATTTTCGTGCAAGTGTATGATTATTTTTGTCCAGCACTGTATGTACTCGTATTTGTATTATGTttgtttttatacaatttttattattttttgcagCTACTCCTCCCCTGTGACTATCCCGAAGACGAGGAAGCCCCCAAACGTTACAAGAACGAACGCCAAGACCCGCTGTTCGACAGCTTTCTTTGAAGATCCAACACAGAAATTTACAGACGACATCAGCTAAGATAATGTAAATTTTTATAAGCTCAGGATTAATTAATAGGTCGGTCGCGAAAAATCTAGTGTACCTGTCGTATTTTAATAGGCATCTGCTATAGTATCGTCTCAAATACTGTACCATGTACCCTTGGGCCTTGCAATCGAATCGAATGATGTATAACAAATATAACAATTGAAATAGGTACACATAATGTCTTGGGGTTTACcaatacattataaataattacttcACTTTACCCTGTTTAAAGCGCTACCTACATGCAAAagaaatttaagtatttttatcgATCTTTTTGAATGTAACAAACGTGtacaaataaatttacttaaatcTCCAAGTTGTCTAtaataattgtattattaaacatTGTACCTAACGGCTGACATACCagtagaatccgtttatt carries:
- the LOC134657613 gene encoding pro-corazonin-like, with protein sequence MGSNIKASTLLLIFVTFTTVAAQTFQYSRGWTNGKRAHKRDEGNLAGNLEKILSPCQMSKLKYVLEGKPASERLLLPCDYPEDEEAPKRYKNERQDPLFDSFL